In the Solanum pennellii chromosome 5, SPENNV200 genome, one interval contains:
- the LOC107019651 gene encoding uncharacterized protein LOC107019651: MGRIDQIDTRIRPYLFDIGYSKWSRAYSNCKRTWTMTSNIAESLKNVNRLARRLPVISLLEFMRVTIQRWIHKHNEEADKTTSDLTKNMIFIYRKMIPSTVDLHAVAEGAKKYIVNLNTRMCSCGRFQHYEIPCGHAIAVLRYRKLHEADFCSAFYSLKNFRDAYAIPVEPIPCESTWDIPSYISEPKMMPPGPKRSVGRPKFERWKGFADVKFKRTKSTCSRCHQVGHNRKTCSNYPVQKQ; the protein is encoded by the exons ATGGGAAGAATAGATCAGATAGATACGCGCATACGACCATACTTGTTTGATATTGGTTATAGCAAATGGTCAAGAGCTTACTCGAATTGTAAGCGCACATGGACCATGACTTCAAACATCGCGGAGTCATTGAAGAATGTTAACAGGTTAGCAAGGAGGTTACCAGTGATTTCACTTCTTGAATTTATGAGGGTAACAATTCAGAGGTGGATTCACAAGCATAATGAGGAGGCTGATAAGACAACATCTGATCtgacaaaaaatatgatatttatctaCAGAAAA ATGATACCTTCAACTGTTGATCTGCATGCTGTTGCTGAAGGAGCAAAGAAATACATAGTAAATTTGAACACGAGAATGTGTAGTTGCGGGAGATTTCAACATTATGAGATACCATGTGGTCATGCAATTGCAGTTCTCCGATACAGGAAGTTACATGAAGCAGATTTCTGTTCTGCTTTTTATAGCCTCAAGAATTTCAGAGATGCTTATGCCATTCCTGTCGAGCCTATCCCATGCGAGAGTACATGGGATATACCAAGTTATATTTCAGAGCCTAAAATGATGCCACCCGGTCCAAAAAGATCAGTGGGAAGACCCAAATTTGAACGTTGGAAGGGTTTCGCTGATGTGAAATTCAAGAGGACAAAAAGCACATGCAGTAGATGCCATCAAGTTGGACACAATAGgaagacatgttcaaattatcctgTCCAAAAACAATGA